The proteins below are encoded in one region of Xenopus laevis strain J_2021 chromosome 8L, Xenopus_laevis_v10.1, whole genome shotgun sequence:
- the gsc.L gene encoding homeobox protein goosecoid — translation MKFSAESERRTHKVAEYPAFCSLHSRGLPPTKPCPRSPPKRTYFSPPNIWVMPSGMFSIDNILAARPRCKESVLLPQNGPVVFSSLGESLYGPADYSGFYNRAVAPTSTLQGVNGSRLGFNNYYYGQLHVQTHLGPSCCGTVQALGTQQCSCVPPATAYDGAGSVLMPPVPHQMLPYMNVGTLSRTELQLLNQLHCRRKRRHRTIFTDEQLEALENLFQETKYPDVGTREQLARRVHLREEKVEVWFKNRRAKWRRQKRSSSEESENAQKWNKSSKNSAEKADEQVKSDLDSDS, via the exons atgaagttttcagctGAGAGCGAGAGACGCACACACAAAGTCGCAGAGTATCCTGCTTTCTGCTCACTACACAGCAGAGGATTGCCCCCCACCAAACCCTGTCCAAGGAGCCCCCCAAAGAGGACTTATTTTTCTCCCCCAAACATTTGGGTGATGCCTTCTGGCATGTTCAGCATTGATAACATATTGGCTGCCAGACCTCGCTGCAAGGAGTCGGTATTGCTCCCCCAGAATGGGCCGGTGGTGTTCTCCAGTCTGGGGGAGTCTCTGTATGGCCCCGCAGATTACAGCGGATTTTATAACCGAGCCGTGGCCCCAACATCTACTCTTCAAGGGGTGAATGGATCTAGGCTGGGATTCAATAACTACTACTATGGACAGTTGCACGTACAGACGCACCTGGGCCCCTCGTGCTGTGGGACAGTGCAAGCTTTGGGGACGCAGCAATGCTCGTGTGTACCCCCTGCTACAG CATATGATGGTGCAGGATCAGTGCTGATGCCGCCAGTGCCTCACCAAATGCTCCCTTACATGAACGTTGGCACTTTGTCACGAACTGAGCTGCAGTTGCTTAACCAGCTCCACTGCAGGAGGAAGAGGAGGCACAGGACCATCTTCACCGATGAACAACTGGAAGCACTGGAGAATCTCTTCCAAGAAACCAAGTACCCAGATGTGGGCACCAGGGAACAGCTGGCAAGGAGAGTTCATCTCAGAGAGGAAAAAGTAGAG GTTTGGTTCAAAAATCGAAGAGCAAAGTGGAGGAGGCAGAAAAGATCTTCATCAGAGGAATCAGAAAATGCCCAAAAGTGGAATAAGTCCTCAAAAAACTCAGCAGAAAAAGCGGACGAACAGGTTAAAAGTGACCTGGACTCTGACAGTTGA